One genomic segment of Desulfomicrobium sp. ZS1 includes these proteins:
- the mlaD gene encoding outer membrane lipid asymmetry maintenance protein MlaD: protein MKTNNSSLHLSIGLFVIIGLVCTAYLAMTLANTTFFSGNSYTITAKFTAVNGLRAGSNVEISGVAVGKVSSISLDQTLYQAVITMSIENAVGIPVDSTAAIKTSGLIGDKYVSIIPGADDVLLKDKEILMDTQAALDIEEMISKYVFGSVDK from the coding sequence ATGAAGACCAACAATTCCTCTCTGCATCTTTCCATTGGCCTTTTTGTCATCATAGGCTTGGTCTGCACCGCTTATCTGGCCATGACCCTGGCGAACACGACTTTTTTTTCCGGTAACTCCTACACGATCACCGCCAAATTCACGGCCGTGAACGGACTCAGAGCCGGCAGCAACGTGGAGATTTCCGGCGTGGCGGTGGGCAAAGTGTCGAGCATCTCTTTGGACCAGACCTTATACCAGGCCGTAATCACCATGAGCATTGAAAACGCCGTAGGCATTCCCGTTGATTCCACGGCGGCGATCAAGACCAGCGGGCTCATCGGCGACAAATACGTGAGCATCATTCCCGGAGCCGACGACGTGCTCTTGAAGGACAAAGAGATCCTCATGGATACACAGGCAGCCCTCGATATTGAGGAAATGATTTCAAAATATGTATTCGGAAGTGTCGACAAATGA
- a CDS encoding phospholipid-binding protein MlaC, protein MRVLFLLFILLLPATALSQDNPTSYIRANVDKVLTILASPEYESETNKTEQLRQIEAVVDNFFDSEELSKRSLGQYWRIFTPEQQQEFQPLFLKLIKQVYLKKSITYNGEVVNYNQEIIKSDTLAEVHTTVTSPNLNIPIIYYMIRKDVSWKVYDVSVENVSLIKNYRSQFRSILQNNSPDKLIATLRDKTNE, encoded by the coding sequence ATGAGAGTACTGTTTCTTCTTTTTATCCTGCTCCTGCCGGCCACAGCGCTGTCGCAGGACAACCCGACAAGTTACATTCGCGCCAACGTTGACAAAGTACTGACCATTCTGGCGTCTCCTGAATATGAGTCGGAAACAAACAAAACCGAGCAACTGCGCCAGATTGAAGCCGTGGTCGACAATTTTTTCGACTCGGAAGAGCTTTCCAAGCGTTCCCTTGGACAATACTGGAGAATTTTCACTCCCGAGCAGCAACAAGAATTCCAACCCCTGTTCCTGAAACTCATCAAGCAGGTCTACCTCAAAAAATCCATTACCTATAATGGCGAAGTGGTGAATTACAACCAGGAGATCATCAAATCAGACACCCTGGCTGAGGTTCATACAACAGTCACGTCCCCCAATCTGAACATTCCGATCATTTACTACATGATCAGAAAGGATGTTTCGTGGAAGGTTTACGATGTTTCTGTGGAAAACGTGAGCCTGATCAAAAACTACCGCTCCCAATTCCGGAGCATTCTGCAAAACAATTCGCCCGATAAACTCATTGCCACGTTAAGGGATAAAACCAATGAATAA
- a CDS encoding VacJ family lipoprotein, which produces MNKRLLLLCLALGVILLQGCAGKKAGSSLNQDVSAEQEYEESYDAAENGGYPDSLEGFNRGVFSFNDGFITYVFSPIDTVYTGFFPPDIRAGFGNFYRNLGYPVRLINALLQFKFDKMAKETASFALNTVFGVGGLFHITRNMPSLQSSPEDFSQTLAFYGLDSGTYLVLPILGPTTLRDAVGSVADSFVHPFSLVTPDSAKYALIGHDKANTASANLPAYKSIKEESFDHYTSMKDVYFQYRIGLEKE; this is translated from the coding sequence ATGAATAAGCGTCTTCTGCTGCTCTGTCTGGCCTTGGGCGTCATCCTGCTGCAGGGGTGCGCCGGCAAGAAAGCCGGTTCTTCCCTGAATCAAGACGTCTCAGCGGAGCAGGAATATGAGGAAAGCTATGATGCAGCGGAAAACGGGGGCTATCCCGACTCTCTGGAAGGTTTCAACCGGGGAGTTTTTTCGTTTAACGACGGATTCATAACCTACGTTTTCTCACCCATCGATACGGTTTACACCGGATTTTTCCCCCCGGACATCCGCGCAGGATTCGGCAATTTTTACCGCAACCTCGGGTATCCCGTCCGTCTTATAAACGCCCTGCTGCAGTTCAAATTCGACAAGATGGCCAAAGAGACCGCGTCGTTCGCCCTGAACACGGTGTTCGGCGTGGGCGGTCTTTTCCACATCACGCGCAACATGCCGAGCCTGCAGTCTTCGCCCGAAGATTTCAGCCAAACCCTGGCCTTTTACGGGCTGGATTCAGGCACGTATCTCGTATTGCCCATCCTCGGGCCGACAACTCTGCGTGACGCAGTGGGCTCCGTTGCGGACTCCTTTGTACACCCCTTTTCACTCGTGACCCCGGACAGCGCCAAATACGCGCTGATCGGACATGACAAAGCCAACACGGCCTCGGCCAACCTTCCGGCCTACAAGAGCATCAAGGAAGAATCCTTTGATCACTACACGAGCATGAAGGACGTTTACTTCCAATACAGAATCGGACTGGAGAAGGAATAA
- a CDS encoding TRAP transporter large permease, whose translation MSPAGIGFLGIAIMLLLFATRMPVAFAMGVVGFVGFSVLTSVQGGLNMLSRSMYEVFVSYDLTTIPLFILMGQLAFNAGISRRLFSTAYHFFGHIRGGMAMATISACTAFGAVCGSSPATAATMATVAIPEMKRFGYRDRLAAGAVAAGGGLGMVMPPSVVLIIYGVLTEQSIGQLFVAGILPAFMLTGLFLCAIAITCRRHPDYGPPAERFSWVVRIKSLTGLTDTLIIFAVVLTGLFKGWFTPTEAASVGAVSVLVLGLARRQLNWALIMKSLEETLRTSCMILFLVAGAVVFGKFLAVTRIPFTTASYIGGLEIPALAVMGLIVLIYFIGGCFMDSLAMVMLTVPVFYPVVMNLGYDPIWFGVIIVLVTEMGVITPPVGINVYVVYGVTTAMKQNISLESIFRGIYPFLLATIIGIATLFFIPRIVTYLPSLM comes from the coding sequence GTTTCGTGGGTTTTTCCGTGCTGACTTCCGTTCAGGGCGGATTGAACATGCTCAGTCGTAGCATGTACGAGGTCTTTGTCTCCTACGATCTGACCACCATCCCTCTCTTCATCCTCATGGGGCAGCTGGCTTTCAACGCGGGCATCAGTCGGCGCCTCTTTTCCACGGCCTATCATTTCTTCGGGCATATCCGGGGCGGAATGGCCATGGCCACAATCTCCGCCTGCACCGCCTTTGGCGCGGTGTGCGGCTCCAGCCCCGCCACGGCCGCGACCATGGCCACCGTGGCCATTCCCGAGATGAAGCGCTTCGGCTACCGGGACCGCTTGGCCGCCGGAGCCGTGGCCGCAGGCGGAGGCCTGGGCATGGTCATGCCGCCGAGCGTGGTCCTCATCATTTACGGAGTGCTGACGGAACAGTCCATCGGCCAGCTCTTTGTTGCAGGGATTCTGCCCGCCTTCATGCTGACCGGGCTTTTCCTGTGCGCCATAGCGATCACCTGCCGCAGACATCCTGACTACGGTCCTCCGGCCGAACGTTTTTCCTGGGTCGTGCGGATAAAATCCCTGACCGGCCTGACCGACACGCTGATTATTTTCGCGGTGGTGCTGACGGGTTTGTTCAAAGGGTGGTTCACCCCCACGGAGGCGGCCTCCGTGGGCGCGGTAAGCGTCCTGGTGCTCGGTCTGGCGCGGCGGCAACTGAACTGGGCGCTCATCATGAAGTCATTGGAAGAAACTCTGCGGACCTCATGCATGATCCTCTTTCTGGTGGCGGGGGCAGTGGTCTTCGGAAAATTTCTGGCCGTGACCCGCATCCCTTTCACCACGGCCAGCTACATCGGAGGCCTCGAAATTCCCGCGTTGGCGGTCATGGGTCTCATCGTGCTCATCTATTTCATCGGCGGCTGCTTCATGGACTCCTTGGCCATGGTCATGCTGACCGTGCCCGTCTTTTATCCCGTGGTCATGAATCTGGGTTACGATCCCATCTGGTTCGGGGTCATCATCGTACTGGTCACGGAGATGGGAGTCATCACGCCCCCCGTGGGCATCAATGTCTACGTGGTCTACGGCGTGACCACGGCCATGAAGCAGAATATCAGCCTGGAATCCATCTTTCGCGGCATTTACCCCTTTCTGCTGGCCACGATCATCGGCATTGCAACCCTTTTTTTCATCCCTCGGATAGTGACCTATCTGCCGTCCCTGATGTAA
- a CDS encoding amphi-Trp domain-containing protein, whose protein sequence is MSDKKKIIKVEETRLAYMAGMLLKEVAEGLSRRQFEFKTEDGPVTVTVPKDVELEYSVEQKEKDGGTKTKLEIEISWKS, encoded by the coding sequence ATGTCCGACAAGAAAAAAATCATCAAAGTTGAAGAGACCCGCCTGGCTTATATGGCTGGAATGCTGCTCAAGGAAGTCGCGGAAGGCCTCTCCCGCCGCCAGTTCGAATTCAAGACCGAGGACGGTCCCGTCACCGTGACCGTGCCCAAGGATGTGGAACTTGAATACAGCGTGGAACAAAAGGAAAAAGACGGCGGCACCAAGACCAAGCTGGAGATCGAGATTTCCTGGAAATCCTGA